In the genome of Streptococcus mitis, one region contains:
- a CDS encoding bacteriocin leader domain-containing protein, producing the protein MKNTVKLEQFVALKEKDLQKIQGGEMRKSNNTFFNFLRRI; encoded by the coding sequence ATGAAAAACACAGTTAAATTGGAACAGTTTGTAGCCTTGAAGGAAAAAGACTTACAAAAGATTCAAGGTGGGGAGATGAGGAAATCAAATAATACTTTCTTTAATTTCTTAAGAAGAATATAA